One Prolixibacteraceae bacterium DNA segment encodes these proteins:
- a CDS encoding CTP synthase — MANTKYIFVTGGVTSSLGKGIIASSLAKLLQARGHTVTIQKLDPYINVDPGTLNPYEHGECFVTNDGAETDLDLGHYERFLNTPTSQANNVTTGRIYQSVINKERRGDYLGKTVQIIPHVTDEIKRYVKFLGTKQNYDVVISEIGGTVGDIESLPFVESVRQLKWQLGDDALFVHLTLVPYLAAAGELKTKPTQHSVKMLLENGVQPDILVLRTEKELGKDVRRKVAQFCNVEHDAVIQSIDVPTIYEVPLKMQEEKLDEVVCRKLGLKSHTEPKLEAWNDFLYRFKNPTKTVTIGLVGKYVELHDAYKSITEALIHAGTVHQVRVKVKWIHSEKLNKANVKEELSECHGVLIAPGFGHRGIDGKVDAAQYARENNVPLLGICLGMQIVSIEFARNVLGIEDADSAEMNPSTKNPVIDLMDAQKEITEMGGTMRLGAYACQVKEGTNLYRAYNKTKIEERHRHRYEFNNEYLSQYEKAGMIATGVNPETNLVEVVELPEHKWYVGVQYHPEYKSTVLNPHPLFVSFVDAAQKEIK; from the coding sequence GTGGCAAATACGAAATACATCTTTGTTACCGGTGGGGTTACCTCATCACTAGGGAAGGGGATTATTGCATCATCTCTAGCAAAACTATTACAAGCTAGAGGTCATACCGTTACAATCCAAAAGTTAGATCCGTATATCAATGTAGATCCAGGGACGTTAAATCCATATGAACATGGAGAGTGTTTTGTGACGAATGATGGAGCAGAAACTGACCTAGACTTAGGTCATTATGAGCGTTTCTTGAATACGCCTACTTCTCAGGCAAATAACGTTACTACAGGTCGTATCTACCAATCTGTTATTAACAAAGAGAGACGTGGTGATTATCTAGGAAAAACAGTTCAGATTATTCCTCATGTTACTGATGAAATCAAAAGGTATGTGAAGTTTCTAGGAACAAAGCAAAATTATGATGTGGTGATCTCTGAAATCGGTGGTACCGTTGGAGATATCGAATCACTTCCTTTTGTGGAATCTGTTCGTCAATTGAAATGGCAATTAGGTGATGATGCTCTTTTTGTCCATTTGACATTGGTTCCTTATCTTGCTGCTGCGGGTGAGTTGAAAACAAAGCCAACACAACACTCTGTAAAGATGTTGTTGGAAAATGGAGTTCAGCCTGATATTTTGGTGTTGCGTACTGAGAAAGAACTAGGGAAAGATGTTCGTCGTAAGGTTGCACAATTCTGTAATGTAGAGCATGATGCTGTGATTCAGTCGATTGATGTTCCTACTATTTATGAGGTGCCATTAAAGATGCAAGAGGAGAAATTGGATGAGGTGGTTTGTCGTAAATTAGGACTTAAATCTCATACAGAGCCTAAATTAGAGGCTTGGAATGATTTCTTATATAGATTTAAAAATCCAACAAAAACAGTTACGATTGGTTTGGTTGGTAAGTATGTTGAACTTCATGATGCTTATAAGTCCATTACGGAAGCGTTAATCCATGCAGGTACAGTTCATCAAGTTCGTGTAAAAGTGAAATGGATCCACTCGGAGAAGTTGAACAAAGCGAATGTAAAAGAGGAGTTGTCTGAATGTCATGGAGTACTTATTGCTCCTGGTTTTGGTCATCGTGGTATTGACGGAAAAGTAGATGCAGCACAATATGCTCGTGAAAACAATGTGCCTCTTCTTGGTATTTGTTTGGGTATGCAAATTGTTTCGATCGAATTTGCTCGTAATGTGTTGGGTATTGAAGATGCCGATTCTGCAGAGATGAATCCTTCTACCAAAAATCCTGTAATCGACTTGATGGATGCACAAAAAGAGATCACCGAAATGGGTGGTACTATGCGTCTAGGAGCTTATGCTTGTCAAGTGAAAGAAGGTACGAATCTTTATCGTGCATATAATAAAACAAAGATTGAGGAGCGTCACCGTCATCGTTATGAGTTTAATAACGAGTACTTATCTCAGTATGAAAAAGCTGGTATGATTGCAACGGGAGTAAATCCAGAAACAAACTTGGTTGAGGTAGTAGAGCTTCCTGAACATAAGTGGTATGTTGGAGTTCAGTATCATCCAGAGTATAAGAGTACTGTATTGAATCCACATCCTCTATTTGTTAGTTTTGTGGATGCTGCTCAAAAAGAAATTAAATAA
- the yidC gene encoding membrane protein insertase YidC, translating to MDKNTLKAFALIFLILIGAQYFMSPSEEEQAEMQRQQDSIAALDTQTTVKGDVVKMEELTPALNDSARIAMQKSQLGSFGDAVVGKEEFVTLENNLMKVKLSTKGGRVYSVELKDYKRFDGSPLILFDGDMNRFGLRFNSIQNGAPIETNKLFFTSSVQGTLVASGPDVPKGKEAKLKFNKENPGKSVETNMTLKTAEGAVIQYQYSLPYNTYLLNYKIATHNLPKVATGQNGFMQIDWSSHIPRQEASSKYGEDTHTTVMYRELLKKGRGDVDDLGVSKDNNEKIEGKVEWIAFKQLFFSSILVNQSGFTHSDMSIKTEVNDSTAYLARMNAEMDLPFDASKANNNYNLTFYFGPNKYSILSQQSDLEFDHLIQLGWGIFGWVNKYLVIPVFNFLSKYIGSYGVIILLLTIIIKLIIFPFTFKSYKSQAKMRVLKPEIDEIQKKYGKEKAMEAQQATMALYKKAGVNPMGGCIPMLFQMPIVIAMFRFFPVSIELRQQSFLWAHDLSTYDSIFHLPFTIPFYGDHVSLFCLLMTVTNILYMKYNSEMTGSSSAMPGMKGMMYMMPVMFLFMFNNYASGLSYYYFLSLLITFIQMFFVKRMINEDAIRNQIAKNKKKKVKKSKWQTRMEEMARQQQETAKKRK from the coding sequence ATGGACAAGAACACGTTAAAGGCATTTGCGCTGATTTTTCTTATCCTGATTGGTGCGCAGTATTTTATGTCGCCGTCGGAAGAGGAACAGGCAGAAATGCAACGTCAACAAGATTCCATCGCAGCCCTAGATACACAGACTACTGTGAAAGGGGATGTGGTTAAGATGGAAGAATTAACCCCTGCCTTAAATGATTCTGCTCGCATCGCGATGCAGAAGTCACAACTAGGCTCTTTTGGTGATGCTGTAGTTGGGAAAGAGGAGTTTGTTACATTGGAAAACAACTTGATGAAAGTGAAGTTGTCGACCAAAGGAGGACGTGTATATTCAGTAGAATTAAAAGACTATAAACGTTTTGATGGTTCGCCTTTGATTCTGTTTGATGGCGATATGAACCGTTTTGGTTTACGCTTTAATTCCATCCAGAATGGTGCTCCTATTGAGACAAATAAACTATTTTTCACCTCTTCTGTACAAGGGACATTGGTTGCTTCAGGTCCTGACGTTCCTAAAGGCAAAGAGGCAAAATTAAAGTTTAACAAAGAGAATCCAGGTAAGAGTGTAGAGACTAATATGACACTAAAAACTGCAGAAGGTGCAGTGATTCAGTATCAATATAGCTTGCCATATAACACTTATCTATTAAACTATAAGATCGCAACGCATAATCTTCCTAAGGTAGCTACTGGACAGAACGGATTTATGCAGATCGATTGGAGTTCTCATATTCCACGTCAAGAAGCAAGTTCTAAATATGGAGAGGATACACACACTACCGTGATGTATCGTGAGCTTCTTAAAAAAGGACGTGGTGACGTAGATGATCTAGGTGTGTCGAAAGATAATAACGAAAAGATCGAGGGTAAGGTAGAGTGGATTGCTTTTAAGCAACTTTTCTTCTCATCTATCTTGGTTAATCAATCAGGTTTTACTCATTCGGATATGTCTATTAAGACAGAGGTGAATGACTCTACTGCCTATTTGGCACGTATGAATGCTGAGATGGATCTTCCTTTTGATGCGAGTAAGGCAAATAACAACTATAACCTAACATTCTATTTCGGTCCAAACAAGTACTCAATCTTGAGTCAGCAGAGTGATTTAGAATTTGATCATCTAATTCAGCTTGGATGGGGTATTTTTGGATGGGTTAATAAGTATCTTGTAATTCCAGTTTTCAATTTCTTAAGTAAGTATATTGGAAGTTATGGTGTTATCATTCTACTGTTGACTATCATTATTAAGTTGATTATTTTCCCATTTACTTTCAAATCATATAAGTCTCAGGCTAAGATGCGAGTGTTGAAGCCAGAGATTGATGAGATTCAGAAAAAGTATGGTAAGGAGAAAGCGATGGAAGCACAACAAGCAACCATGGCATTGTATAAGAAAGCGGGAGTAAACCCTATGGGTGGATGTATTCCAATGCTTTTCCAAATGCCTATTGTGATTGCTATGTTCCGATTCTTCCCGGTATCGATAGAGTTGCGTCAACAATCATTCTTGTGGGCTCATGACCTTTCAACTTATGATTCTATCTTTCATCTTCCTTTTACTATTCCTTTTTATGGGGATCATGTTAGTTTGTTCTGTCTATTAATGACTGTTACAAACATTCTCTATATGAAATATAATAGTGAGATGACAGGCTCGTCTAGTGCAATGCCAGGAATGAAAGGAATGATGTACATGATGCCAGTGATGTTCTTGTTCATGTTTAACAATTATGCATCTGGTCTATCATACTACTATTTCCTATCACTTTTGATCACTTTTATTCAAATGTTTTTTGTAAAACGAATGATCAATGAAGATGCTATTCGTAATCAGATTGCGAAGAATAAGAAGAAGAAAGTGAAGAAATCAAAATGGCAGACGAGAATGGAAGAGATGGCTCGTCAGCAACAAGAGACTGCTAAGAAAAGAAAATAG
- a CDS encoding YccF domain-containing protein, translating into MKIIGNLIWLIFGGFITAIEYLLAGIFYCITIIGIPWGLQCFKYAAVVLWPFGTELSYKPNDGCLNLLLNIVWILLGGWSICLTHIFFGILLSITIIGIPWGRQHFKLARLAILPFSYDIN; encoded by the coding sequence ATGAAAATTATCGGGAACCTTATATGGCTAATCTTTGGAGGATTTATCACTGCAATAGAATACCTTTTAGCTGGGATATTCTACTGTATAACGATTATTGGAATTCCTTGGGGGCTTCAATGTTTTAAATACGCAGCAGTCGTACTATGGCCTTTTGGAACGGAATTAAGCTATAAGCCCAATGATGGCTGTTTAAATCTACTCCTTAATATTGTATGGATACTTCTTGGAGGCTGGAGCATATGTCTTACCCATATTTTCTTTGGCATTCTTCTATCCATTACCATCATAGGAATTCCTTGGGGAAGACAGCACTTCAAATTAGCCCGATTGGCCATACTTCCATTTAGTTATGATATTAACTAA
- a CDS encoding chloramphenicol acetyltransferase yields the protein MNKGIKREVDISQWNRAEHFNFFSTMDNPLYGICLEVDATLAFKRCKNQKISFFLFYMHAMGKALQEVESFRYRIEDGKLFCYDFVELGSTIGREDETFGFALLRYNENFDVFCADASKEIEQVNATPGICLDANHEMNNVVFCSTIPWLRFTGLTHAMNHDPKDSVPRITFGKCSKDGDSFKLPVAIYVHHALVDAIHIGKLVDRFQHYLDCP from the coding sequence ATGAATAAGGGGATAAAAAGAGAGGTTGATATCTCTCAATGGAACCGAGCCGAACATTTCAATTTCTTTTCTACTATGGATAATCCATTATATGGTATCTGTTTAGAGGTAGATGCAACTTTAGCTTTTAAACGATGTAAGAATCAAAAGATCTCTTTTTTCTTATTTTATATGCATGCGATGGGAAAAGCTTTACAAGAAGTGGAGAGTTTCCGTTATCGTATTGAGGATGGAAAATTGTTTTGTTACGATTTTGTGGAGTTGGGCTCTACCATCGGAAGAGAGGATGAGACTTTTGGGTTTGCCCTATTAAGGTATAATGAGAACTTTGATGTTTTTTGTGCCGATGCTTCCAAAGAGATTGAGCAGGTAAATGCCACTCCTGGTATCTGCCTTGATGCCAATCATGAAATGAATAATGTGGTGTTTTGCTCTACTATCCCTTGGTTGCGATTTACAGGTTTAACGCATGCAATGAATCATGATCCAAAAGATTCTGTTCCAAGAATAACATTTGGGAAATGTTCGAAGGATGGCGATTCTTTTAAACTACCTGTTGCAATCTATGTACACCATGCATTGGTGGATGCGATACATATTGGCAAGTTGGTGGATCGTTTTCAACACTATCTAGACTGTCCATAA
- a CDS encoding long-chain fatty acid--CoA ligase, translating into MEQVTRLFDILGLYQTIFSSKKDALCKKKNGKWIKNTSQEYVDYSYRVAAWLYAQGLRKGDKIATILSNSPQWNMIDMGASIIGAIHVPIYTTLNTNEVEYILDHADIKMLFINDKSTHRKYAEVFTKKEQIIQTICINDKIEGTLYWESLLSESESLFKSYKDKIEKIKDEITPDDLLSIIYTSGTTGTPKGVMLSHQNILSNAKACAKIFQEGDRGMGINNRALSFLPLSHVYERMVTYNFQISGLSLYYIESLGTLINDIKVVKPHIFNTVPRLLEKIYDNVLSVGDDLKGPTKFIFDQAVQFTQKFEVGIKYNPIEKLQFKIFDKLVYKKWREILGGEVMYMVSGGSALQTKIHKFFWTADLRVYEGYGLTETSPVVFVNYPNDDKLVKLGTVGPVLNNGTQFMLAEDGEILIKGPGVMLGYYKNPEQTQEVINKDGWFHTGDIGTLVEDRFMKITDRKKEIFKLSAGKYVAPQAVENVLKGSLFIEQAFVVGENEKVAGAIIKPDFTYLKTWCKKNSIEYTSDDTILQNVTVSKAVRKEISILNKKLSAHEQVKKIEFTAEEWTPANGLLSATLKLKRKQLSQKYQALITKMYS; encoded by the coding sequence ATGGAACAAGTTACCCGATTATTCGATATACTAGGACTATATCAAACGATCTTTAGTTCAAAAAAAGATGCCCTTTGTAAAAAGAAAAATGGGAAATGGATAAAAAACACTTCCCAAGAATACGTAGACTACTCTTACCGAGTTGCTGCATGGCTTTATGCACAAGGGTTACGCAAAGGTGATAAAATCGCAACCATTCTTTCAAACTCTCCACAATGGAATATGATCGATATGGGGGCATCCATTATTGGTGCTATTCACGTTCCAATATACACTACATTGAACACCAATGAAGTGGAATATATATTAGATCATGCAGATATAAAAATGCTTTTCATTAACGATAAATCAACACATCGTAAATATGCAGAGGTATTCACAAAAAAAGAGCAAATAATTCAAACGATATGCATCAATGACAAGATAGAAGGCACCTTATACTGGGAGTCATTACTATCAGAATCCGAATCACTCTTCAAATCATATAAAGACAAAATTGAAAAGATTAAAGATGAAATAACTCCTGATGATCTACTCTCTATTATCTATACTAGTGGAACCACGGGAACACCCAAAGGAGTCATGCTTTCTCACCAGAATATCTTAAGTAATGCCAAAGCATGTGCTAAGATATTTCAAGAGGGAGATAGAGGTATGGGAATCAACAACAGGGCCCTTAGTTTCCTCCCTCTCTCACATGTCTACGAACGTATGGTTACCTACAACTTCCAAATCAGTGGTCTATCCTTATACTATATTGAAAGCCTTGGAACTCTAATCAATGATATTAAAGTGGTAAAACCACATATATTCAACACGGTTCCTCGTCTTCTAGAGAAGATTTATGACAACGTACTTAGTGTAGGAGACGACCTAAAAGGACCTACTAAGTTTATTTTTGATCAAGCCGTTCAGTTCACTCAAAAGTTCGAGGTAGGAATTAAATATAACCCTATTGAGAAGCTTCAATTTAAAATCTTTGACAAGCTTGTTTATAAGAAATGGAGAGAGATTTTAGGAGGAGAAGTGATGTATATGGTCTCTGGAGGATCAGCACTGCAAACAAAAATACATAAGTTCTTTTGGACTGCTGACCTGCGCGTATACGAAGGATATGGATTAACAGAAACTTCTCCTGTTGTTTTTGTAAACTACCCCAATGACGATAAGCTAGTTAAACTAGGTACAGTGGGTCCTGTATTGAACAATGGAACTCAATTTATGCTAGCAGAAGATGGAGAAATACTCATTAAAGGGCCTGGTGTAATGCTTGGGTACTATAAAAACCCTGAACAAACACAAGAAGTAATTAACAAAGATGGATGGTTTCATACTGGAGATATTGGAACATTGGTAGAGGATCGTTTTATGAAAATTACCGATCGTAAAAAAGAGATTTTCAAATTGTCTGCTGGAAAATATGTGGCACCACAAGCCGTAGAAAATGTTCTAAAAGGAAGTCTTTTTATAGAACAAGCTTTTGTTGTCGGGGAAAACGAAAAAGTTGCAGGAGCAATCATTAAACCAGACTTCACCTATTTAAAGACATGGTGTAAAAAGAACAGTATAGAATACACTTCAGATGATACAATTCTTCAAAACGTCACCGTGTCTAAAGCAGTACGAAAAGAGATCTCCATACTAAACAAAAAACTTTCGGCACACGAACAGGTCAAGAAAATTGAATTTACAGCAGAAGAGTGGACTCCTGCAAATGGACTATTATCTGCAACATTAAAATTAAAACGTAAACAATTGAGTCAGAAATACCAGGCTCTGATAACCAAAATGTACAGTTAA
- a CDS encoding radical SAM protein has translation MNQHDLLIVTAPFCQPNTPYPASAFLKGYLNEKGYHTQHLDLSIEVLDKILNPLFLQTIIDKIPEEDAVFYLNRNKYLQLVNPVKSFLQGDNDGFAYRINLGALPKGSRADQLEENIEVFSEETIYDQAKYRATVFIEEIIDLIVKYEDSRFGFSRYAERISSFSAPFDQIETELSNPTLVTDLFEETLDTHIRDINPKAIAFSIPFPGNLISSLYCCRYIKTKYPKIKLIMGGGFVNTELRSIKEKRLFNYIDFLTLDDGEKPLEHLLYNLRSEDQKPWVRTFLMENNEIVYHDNSQDYPLSHEDIGTPDYTDLPWNKYMGMVEMTNPMHRLWTEGKWVKMMIAHGCYWHKCSFCDTTLDYIRRYSQATAKTICDRIEKVITQTSIRSFHFIDEAAPPKILLELSLEIIRRGLQISWWTNVRFEKAFTPSMSRILSKAGCIGVSGGLEVASDRLLKMMNKGVSLEQVAKVTKGMKQAGILVHAYLMYGFPTETEQETIDALEVVRQLFEQRCIDSGFWHQFAMTVHSPVGKNPEAFGVERVDISDKKFAENDCHHNDPQGASHSIFSDGLKRSLFNYMHQVGIDFPLNQWFDHKTPKPSIPSNFISNALMQEVILEDHPRAKLWINPDFDMVLTRNKKKGLLTIQSDHGIAQVKVENQIIKIIEDILTLPQIRQVPVLLKEIEENLHIDMGSLFINKVWPYLKVSGWEIIK, from the coding sequence ATGAACCAGCACGATCTACTGATAGTCACTGCACCTTTCTGTCAACCAAACACGCCGTATCCAGCCTCGGCTTTTCTTAAAGGCTATTTGAATGAAAAAGGATACCATACGCAACACCTCGACCTTAGCATCGAAGTTTTAGACAAAATATTAAATCCTCTATTTCTTCAAACTATCATAGATAAAATTCCGGAAGAAGATGCCGTATTCTATCTAAACAGGAACAAATACCTTCAACTTGTTAATCCAGTAAAATCTTTTTTACAAGGGGATAATGACGGATTTGCATATCGCATCAATTTAGGGGCACTTCCCAAGGGATCTCGTGCAGATCAATTAGAAGAAAACATCGAAGTGTTTTCTGAAGAGACTATCTATGATCAAGCAAAATATAGGGCTACAGTTTTTATTGAGGAGATCATTGATCTCATAGTGAAATATGAAGACTCAAGGTTTGGTTTCAGTAGGTATGCTGAAAGGATATCTTCTTTTTCTGCTCCATTCGATCAGATAGAAACAGAACTTTCTAATCCAACATTGGTGACAGATCTTTTCGAAGAAACTTTAGATACACATATACGTGACATCAATCCGAAAGCCATTGCTTTTTCTATTCCATTTCCAGGTAATTTGATCTCATCATTATATTGCTGTCGCTACATCAAAACAAAATACCCTAAAATAAAACTCATTATGGGTGGAGGTTTTGTCAATACAGAACTTCGAAGTATCAAAGAGAAACGCCTATTTAACTATATCGACTTTCTTACACTAGATGATGGGGAGAAACCATTAGAACATCTACTGTACAATTTACGATCAGAAGATCAAAAACCATGGGTTAGAACTTTCCTAATGGAAAACAATGAGATTGTATATCACGATAATAGTCAAGACTATCCTCTTAGTCATGAAGATATAGGAACTCCAGACTATACCGATCTTCCATGGAATAAATATATGGGGATGGTAGAGATGACCAATCCCATGCATCGATTGTGGACTGAAGGCAAGTGGGTTAAAATGATGATCGCTCATGGTTGTTATTGGCATAAGTGTTCATTCTGCGACACGACACTAGATTACATTCGACGATATAGTCAAGCGACTGCAAAAACAATATGTGATCGAATAGAAAAAGTGATCACACAAACATCCATTAGATCCTTCCATTTTATAGACGAAGCAGCACCACCTAAAATTCTTTTAGAGCTTAGCCTAGAGATTATTCGAAGAGGACTACAGATCAGTTGGTGGACAAATGTTCGATTCGAAAAAGCTTTCACTCCATCCATGTCTCGTATTCTCTCAAAAGCTGGTTGTATTGGTGTTTCTGGTGGACTAGAAGTAGCATCTGATCGTCTCCTTAAAATGATGAACAAAGGAGTCTCTTTAGAACAAGTAGCAAAGGTTACCAAAGGGATGAAACAGGCAGGGATCCTTGTACATGCATATCTTATGTATGGCTTTCCTACTGAAACAGAACAAGAGACCATCGATGCTTTAGAAGTAGTACGTCAACTCTTTGAGCAACGATGTATCGACTCTGGTTTCTGGCATCAATTTGCAATGACTGTTCATAGTCCAGTTGGAAAGAACCCAGAAGCATTTGGTGTCGAAAGAGTTGATATCTCTGATAAAAAATTTGCAGAGAACGACTGTCATCACAACGACCCTCAAGGAGCAAGCCATTCCATATTCAGCGATGGATTAAAGAGATCTCTATTTAATTACATGCACCAAGTAGGCATTGACTTTCCTCTTAATCAATGGTTTGATCACAAAACACCCAAACCTTCGATTCCATCAAACTTTATTTCCAATGCTTTAATGCAAGAAGTGATTCTAGAAGACCACCCTAGAGCTAAGTTATGGATCAATCCCGACTTCGATATGGTCTTGACAAGAAATAAAAAGAAGGGGCTTCTGACGATACAATCGGATCATGGGATAGCTCAAGTAAAAGTTGAGAACCAAATAATAAAAATAATTGAAGATATTTTAACACTCCCTCAAATAAGACAAGTACCTGTCCTATTAAAAGAGATAGAAGAAAATCTTCATATTGATATGGGATCACTATTTATAAACAAAGTGTGGCCCTATCTAAAAGTGTCTGGCTGGGAGATTATTAAGTAG
- the purT gene encoding formate-dependent phosphoribosylglycinamide formyltransferase has product MKQRILLLGSGELGKEFVIAAQRLGQEVIAVDNYHNAPAMQVADESEVINMLDGEQLDAIVEKYQPNLIVPEIEAIRTSHLYKYEESGITVVPSAKAVNYTMNRKQIRDLAAVDLGLDTANYRYATSLNELQEAVSVVGMPCVVKPLMSSSGKGQSTIKSEDDIPSAWNNAQEKGRGDAIEVIVEAFVPFNYEFTLLTVTQKSGPTLYCPPIGHRQANGDYQESWQPVVMNPEVLKKAQEMASLVTSALTGSGLWGVEFFVVGDEVIFSELSPRPHDTGMVTLAGTQNLNEFELHCRAILDLPISEIRLEKKGASAVVLSHIESNLFDFKNIGSAMIDSYTDFRIFGKENARVGRRMGVVVAWQKDAEESLVDIIERAKYASNLIEIKNR; this is encoded by the coding sequence ATGAAACAGAGAATACTTCTATTGGGTTCAGGTGAACTAGGTAAAGAGTTTGTGATTGCTGCACAGCGACTTGGACAAGAGGTTATTGCAGTTGATAATTATCATAATGCACCTGCAATGCAGGTGGCTGATGAAAGTGAAGTGATCAATATGTTAGATGGTGAACAGTTGGATGCTATTGTTGAAAAATACCAACCGAATTTGATTGTTCCAGAGATCGAAGCCATTCGTACTTCTCATCTTTATAAGTATGAAGAGAGTGGGATTACAGTAGTTCCTTCTGCAAAAGCGGTTAACTATACGATGAATAGAAAGCAGATTCGTGATCTCGCAGCTGTGGATCTTGGTTTGGATACGGCGAATTATCGATATGCAACTTCATTAAACGAATTACAAGAGGCTGTCTCAGTCGTTGGGATGCCATGTGTGGTGAAACCTTTAATGTCGTCTTCGGGTAAGGGACAATCTACAATAAAAAGTGAAGATGACATTCCCTCTGCTTGGAATAATGCTCAAGAGAAAGGGAGAGGAGATGCTATTGAAGTGATTGTGGAAGCTTTTGTGCCTTTTAATTACGAGTTCACTCTACTTACTGTGACCCAAAAGAGTGGACCTACACTTTACTGCCCTCCTATTGGACATAGACAAGCTAATGGGGATTATCAAGAGAGTTGGCAGCCTGTAGTAATGAATCCTGAAGTGTTGAAAAAGGCACAAGAGATGGCTTCTTTGGTAACTTCGGCTCTAACAGGAAGTGGGCTTTGGGGAGTAGAATTTTTTGTTGTAGGAGATGAGGTTATTTTCTCTGAGTTGTCTCCAAGACCACATGATACAGGAATGGTAACCCTTGCAGGTACACAAAATTTAAATGAATTTGAGTTACATTGTCGTGCCATTCTAGACCTCCCAATTTCAGAGATTCGGTTAGAGAAAAAAGGGGCGAGTGCAGTGGTATTGTCCCATATTGAATCGAATCTATTTGATTTTAAAAATATTGGGAGTGCAATGATTGATTCTTATACTGATTTTCGTATCTTTGGGAAAGAGAACGCTCGAGTTGGTCGTCGTATGGGAGTGGTTGTTGCTTGGCAAAAAGATGCCGAAGAATCGCTTGTCGACATCATAGAGAGAGCTAAATATGCTAGCAATCTAATTGAAATAAAAAATAGATAA